ACAGTACCAGAGTGTGAGCAGACTGCGAAGCGGGCAGGATCGGCCTACAGAACCTCCTCTGGGAGCCCACGGCTGCAGGGAACGGAGGAGAGGAGTGAAGAGCTGACACCAAGTTAATGCGGTTGATCCATGAGATCATTTCCATTTTGGATCTAATAGGGAGAGAGACGACGCTAGAAACATCACACAGACAAATGTCTCCACAGAGAATCCTGCAACTTACGAGGCTTGAAATAGGAAAACTCTCCAGTCGGCCGTCTGCAAACGGAACACGTATGGCTTCTTGGTGTAGTCGACGGCCGGCTCGGCCAGTGAGTGATGTACACTCACCACCTCCTCGTTAGCCTGCTGCTCCTTCCTACTGTGATCCtgacacgaacacacacacaaacacgcaggTAGATCACTAACATGTTCACTCACCAGCCACcagcaacattaggtacacctgcgtgcatacttttattttgagtcaactgttttcatatgatatttcaTACTCTTATCTTACAGAGCTGCTGCggtaattttgttgtatgtcttgactacatTGACAATAAATCTTGCGCACATCTTTTTCcggtggctaacaatctaaaataaataaataaatgggtgcattttgttcgTTGCTATGGTAGACTCCAgattaatactgccatgctttaaTTTTGAAGGTTACTTTGCACTAAGGGTGTCAAAAGATCTATTGTGACACTAACAGAAACTACGACCAACCAACCTTCTGCAAGAAAAGGACCATTCCTTTCAACACACCATAGAAGGTCTTCCAGCGTCTCTTCCCCCAAGGAGctgcaacaacacacacagaataAATTCTGGTTCGAATTGGGTGTCAATTTGTGTCACTCACTGCGCTTCCCATCAATGTCAGCATGGAGCTTCCTCTGAAGGAAACCCTGTTTCACTACCGGGGCCGCCTTGTCGTGGGGGACGTCTTGGAAGGGGTTGCTCTTGGACCGCAAGGGCACATCCTCCTCCATCAGTGCTGAAGCCAGCTCCTCCTCGTCACTGTTCAATAATTTAGTGAGTGCGAGAGTGTGCCATGTGAGGATTTGATAAATCCCAATGATAAATACTCACACTGCCCACTCCAATGGCTCGCTCTTGATGGAGTTGTACAGACACTGGAATGTATATACGTAATATATAACATGTACCGTAATTATACCACAGTCaccttcaaaataataataataattcagggATTTTTTACTTTCAGCAGCTCTTTGCTGAAGTTTTCTCCGTCGTTCATTCCATCCAGGTTGGACACAAACTTAGAAGTGGACATGGTTTTTCCAACATTCTGTTGAAGACATTTTAACAGTTCAGTTACTCAGTTAGGTTAAGTACAGTTACTAGCAGCCCCACAGGTCAGAGGTCATTCAGCTCATGCGCACTCCTTACCTGTCCGTGCAGGTCTGTGTTGAGGAGCATGAGAGCGCAAGCGAGAGCCAACACAGCCTCTGAGAGGAGAAAAGAGTGAaagaatgagtgtgtgtgtgtgtttgcgatGTAAAGCTCAAACACGACAGCAAAGCCCACCTTGCGAGGAGAAGGAATCCGGGTTGCACTGATGGAAGCGGCCGGTGAAATGCTGCAGCACCCGCTCCCTCTCTTGAGTCTCTCCCAGCAGGATaaccacttttaaaaaagacCTGAGAGACACGAACAAAGTAAAATAGATAATATTCAGGGGGTTTCCATGAGCATGTCCAGTTAAGCTCTGCCTCCATAATGCTCACCTCAGGGCTTGATCCAGAGTTTGTCCGGTGAAATCAAAGAACCTGAGGTATTCCTCTCCAACGGCATGACTGAAGGCATTACTACAGAAATACCAGAGGAGTTCAAAGTAAAGAAAAAGAGCTAGAATAAAACCGGTACCCAAGACAGTCAGTTACTGTTAGGTTTAGTTTTGTGTCCACGCTCCGACTACGGGTGGGAACTGAAACtggtttttacacttgtattgcatatcaaaatgctaaaaagttattttacaaCACTGCTTGTACAATTAATAAAAGGTTTTATCAGAAGAAAAATTAACATATTCATCCTCTTACTCTTTGTCGAGGTGCTTCACCACATCTACACGCTGGACACCATCCAGCTTAAAGAGACGTTCAGCGAGGTGACGCGCCATCTCCCTGTCCACGTCGCCACCATTCATGTGAGGCGTTGCATCATCTGACGTTCTGCTTGTCTCCCCATTTGCCATGAGTACTGGTACGGATCCATTAAGGGTGCCTGTGACCTCCTGAGCCTCGTGTGACGTTTTGGCCCGAGTAGGACCCTTGTTCTGAATCAAGGAGGTTGCAGGCTGGGATGTTTGGTTCTCTTGCTCTTCATCAGCTAACTCAGTCGAGTCCCCAGGCTGGATTGAAACCTTTTCCTCAGCTAATCCGTCTGCATGTTGCAGCTGTCCTACGCGGACTGTGCCTTCCCAGTCTGCAGTATCGTTTGTTTGGGTCTGCTCTAGCAGTCTGATGTCCTGTGTGGACTTATGTGGTTCTGTCTGTTCCTCTACAGATGTTTCAAACATCTCTGTATCACCATCTCCAGGAACTGAAGCTTCTTGACTTGTGGCTTCTGTAAGACGTACCTTTCTAAGTTCAAAAGTTGGTCCATTATCGTCAGTATTTTGCAGCCGTGTTGGCACCTCCCTAAAACAAATAGAATGCATGTAATCATCATCGTAAAAGGCACAGACCTTAAAATACTCCAATTAATGCTTCGATTCGCCCACAGAGTCAAATATACACGCTGGATGCATGATCTTAACCGCCGGGGTCTCTGAAAAGAGCTAGATGGGGACAaaaccattcacacctgtgaCACTATACAACTTGAAGTAGTTTGTTCTCCACATTATGACAATAACTGCACTTCAAGTATCATGTGCGGTCAGCAATCAGCTGCGGTATCTACCTCCGCATGAGCTTCAATATGTTGACTGCGCTACTGAGCCACTTGTGTGAAAGTCGTGTGTTGCACTTGCCGCACTGTTGTTTACAACAAACCCATTGGTGGTATTAATTCTGGCTGTGGCGTTTGCTCCTTATCAATATTACAAcacgggccgcatggtggtctagtggttagcacgttggtcaatacaggaacagcctggagatcgggaagacctgggttcgattctctcctgggcatttctgtgtggagtttgcatgttctccccgtgtgcgcgtgggtttctCCGGGCagtccggcttcctcccacattcccaaaaacatgcaggtgaggttaattggcgactctaaattgtccataggtatgagtgtgaatggttgtttgtctatatgtgccctgtgattggctggtgaccagtccagggtgtacctgtcaaaagtcagctgggataggctccagcatgcccccgcgaccctatacctaatgaggatgaagcagtatagaaaatggatggttctgctgctgttgtggaATACACTTTTTagtaaatgaccatgtggtcaacgACACTTAggcataacaaattttgctggtcgataattgtgctacaagtTATCGTCAATAATCGATTTTatcgataacttttttttttagaccattttttttcattttctgcacatttgaaccactagatggtactcaagtattgtgtacggtgtacctgtgtgagacgttagcttgacacagaagttgcctgtatgtatgtttgtgcaatgtagccagcgacactgttTGTGAgagcacaccattttgcactgtttttgttatatttgtcgaCAAAACGcatcagtaagcgttgactgtcgagACAAAGGCTCCGCTGCCAGAGGCACCTacatcggtagttttttttcccacttgagaaaactgtccgtgtcggttgtcagtgttcatgcgctcaccgtgttccttctgtttaaaactgaaatgttcccacattgtggctataggctgtggcattcgcctcaaaACCCATCACTTCTGCGTcttcttcatgttagcgtatgctgcctccCGAAGCTCACTGCTAAACCCTTCCGCTTCCACAAAGAGGCTAAATGAcatgagggcccactctctctgttcatttcaCTAGAAAACCAATGAGCACAGACAAGATACAGAGCAAACCCTcttgtggcacagagagacgagcagatgaaacacagacatacatgcacatgtcaatttagcGAGGGCATCATAAttatctgcctttttttttttagcattcaattaatcgatttatcgattatcatgacaggcctgaCTAGacctatgttttcctttccactttctcatgcactccacatTATTATCATAGTTTCAGAAATAACTGCTCTTCTACAGTTAGTCAGTTTCTAGTTAACACTCCATCATCGTTTACATAAGACACACTTAAGAGAAGAGACCTCCCCAGTGGTAGATTCCTCAATCTACACTGGCAGCTAgagtaaaattgtattttagagGAATGAGGCTGGAAAAATCCTTTACGCAGCTGTAAACTTGTTCTACTGTTGTTAAAGTGCAAACTTAAACAGATGGCTGTTGGAGGCACTAGTATTCTATACAAGTCCTGTGGGTGGCACTAATGTACATTACAATGGCTAAATAAATGAGGGAAAGGCCATATGTGCTATTTTATATGCATCAGAGTTTTTTCAAcgataaaaaaagtaaatctgGATCTGGAACAAAATGTTCTGGTTTCTAACTGCAAAGTTTTGCGGATATCAGCCAATgtggtggaaaaaaagcaggCAAAAAGATAAGCAATAATGAAATACTCACACATTAACAGTGTCGCTGAGGCATTCACcaggactttttttgttccattccGCCATCTTGCCGTCTTGAAATGAAGTTTGGCCGTCTCCTGCTGAGTCGGCGTGTCCAGTCAGGGCAGCATCAGTCTCCTCCCGTGGTTCTTCTGGGCATAAATCCACTGATGCAACCGCATTGGATGTGACGCAGCCTTCCCCCTCTTCCTCTGAATCAGACTTCAGTGCGACGGCTGGAGCGGAAACGGATGCAAATCACCCTTTCACGGCCAACCAGCCAGGTAATAGAAATGCATTTGCAATTATTAAATGATCCTTTTCATGATGCGTACCGTTGTAGCTGATCTGTCGGCGCTGATGTGTTGAATGTTCCCTTTGTTGTGTCATCGGCTCACATCCGACTGCAGCATCACATGGCTAAAATTTGCAACACGGGTCATCGATCATGCACAACATGTGACTGCGGGTGCAATATGAGACCCACATCATCCATGCTATTTACCCTACATTCATCCCATCCACAATTCTTCCTTAGAATTGCCGTAGATTAAAATATGAGGCTCTGCACATACACACCCACCAGACGCTTTATCACCTCTTGCCAGAGATGTATCAAAAATCTTTCttgacaaagataataatgctcagtttaaAGAGGTATTGATTTAACCATAGGTTTAATATTGTGGCTGTAGTTTGCAGCTACAAGACGAAAACATGAGAAACACATTTCACGTGATGCAGGGCAGTGcacaaccacaatgtatcccaccaggCACCTTCGGGATCCATAAATGGAAAATTGttggatgtttgtttttgtcccatgtTTAGATGTCCAAGATTGGCGTGAACACACAAAATGTCAACAGCATCCCAAAAAAACTGtgaccaaaaaaaatacaattgttgTCAACTATGTGCTATCAAACCCACCTGGCATCCTCCAGTACGTCTATCAACCCAATAATTCTATCACAGCAGAGCATTATTACCTTTGTAGaagcaggttttttttgtattccatTTCATTCCATTGTACAGTACCACTCtaacgtttggacacactttctcattcaacaGCATGAGCAATTGTGTCTAAACTTTTAAATGTAATGGCCAGAAAGGGTTGCGAACGTACCTTGAAAGAACTGCCCGTACACTTTGAGTTCACTGATGAGTCAAAGCCGTTTTGTTTCTCTCTGCGCTCCacttcctcctcatcatcatgaGCATTGCGTAATGGTAAACACGAAGTAACAGAGTCTAGTGCGCTGGTCACGTTGCCGTCAGTCGTCAAAGACCGCGTCTCTGCGGCGGCGTCAGGAATCTCCCACTGCACCGTGGCGAAGGAGAGTGCGGCGGCAGCGTAGTGCAGGGGTCGCGTCGGCCATATCGTCTGCTCCCACTCATCGACACGCTCCTCCTCTGATTTAGCCTCTCCGTTCAAGTGCTGCTGAGCTTTAGAGCTCCAGGAGTGTCGCAAAGGCGCCGTCAAATCCACACAAGGAGAGCGCAGATATTCCTCCTCCATTAAGAGACTCCCAAAGCTTTGGCGGCAGCAGTGAATGTCTGTTAGGTTGTAGCGATGTGGCACTCACAGATCTAGAACACAAGAGAATATGTGATGAGAGGCTGGATGTCCCATTAGAGGACCACTGATTAGGTTAAAGAGGTTCATCATGAGCTCCTCAAATGCCTCATGATTGAAAACAGTCTAGTAAATCTCCCTGAAGGGAACATGACAAAAAGTCTATTCATAGGATTCCTATGTTGTTGATGAGGAAATAAACAGCGGCCCTGTTTCTATTCATTTGACGAACAGTTGTGTTGCGCAACCGAGGACAGCACATGTAAGCAAAACGGATACCAATGCACTTCCAGCTAGAACcagaagtatttggacaatGACAAGTTTGCATTGACATGGTTTTGTCTTTATACACCACCACACCACAACAAATCTCAAATAAAACAATTGAGAGGTTTCACACAAATGCGGCATCCAGAAGTACTGCCATTTGATGcgcctctctttcaggtccTTTCACTGAGATCCCCTTGGACTTCACATTGGTAGCACCTGCCAAATGCCAACTCTGTACCTGAAAACGGAGGTACTCGACCTAAACGGTATCATTCCTAAACGGTAGATGCCATCTTCTTGTGAAACATCTAAACAAAAGCTGACATaggtgagtacacccctcacactTCAGCAAACATTTTATGACAGTATATATTCTGAAGGGACACTACTATAGAAAATAAACTAGGATATGACACATTCACCGAACCTGAGCCAGATCTATAGAATGATGTTCTAAGCCATATATATTTTCAAATTGTTAGTTATAGGTGAAATAaaaattccatggttgtaattaataaataataataaatataggataatgtttggtcttttcttgattgatgatttcaTCCTAGATATTggggtggaaaaaaagaaaataatcccTGACACAAATATAATAGTGGGCACTGGTATTAACTGTAATTTGCATCATGTacaatgatttgcagtggaagtcaatATTcgtgtgctgtttgcaaaacacgcacacaattcctgctacacagataatattgacaaAGTACAGGAACCTTGGAATTCCAATAACGATCGTTACTTTTCGTGTCCTCCGCCATCACACTCGCTAATTGGCACGAGAAGCGCCTTGAATACCTTCGgctttgcttctaacacacaccagccgCAAAGCAGGAAGCTACGCTGTGCTTctggggccaaattactccacGTGAATAAAACATGGAAGTTCATTTATGTATTGTATCTAAATCTCAGGTGGTGTCCAATTATCACAACCGTTATCACTTACGTGAATGttttgtgagtgcaaggttgccactatttttcatgaacttaacattggACAcgtatatttttacatgtttttatgatgtggcagtgattgaaaactacaaaaaatacagaacgttttgagtgcacctcaactttaaaatttgactcccttgtcaggtttttcaTCAGCAGGCTCAGAGAATTTGTCATATATGTCAAAAGTAGTCATTGTACACCTAGTATCACCTTGGAGCAGCGtagatttattgattattattgtgtaaatagctggcaacacaagtgagtagcaagatactTGTGTtttgtctacagtcaagcacgGTGGTGGTGGGAGCGTCATTGTCTGCAGTTGCATGAgcgctgccagcactggggagccgtggttcattgagggaagacatgaattccaacatgtactatgacactgtgaagcagagcataAGCCAATCCCCTGAGAAACAGTTTTCCGACATGATAAGTAGCACAATGGAATGGCCAAGTCagtcctccagacctgaacccaattgggtacctgtggggcatcctcaagcggaTGGAAGGACGGTGGAGGAGAGCTAaggtctaacatccaccagcaccacaaggagtggaagaggattccagtaacaatccACGCAGCTCTGATGAATTCCATGCATAAGAGGATTAAGGCACTGCTAGACAACAACGGTGCTCACAATAAttattgacactttggacacaatgtGAAcattcacttgtgttgccagctatttagacaataatggcagactactctaaagttgATACAGTAGAATATTAATTTCTTCAGAATTGTCTCTTGCCTGAAATGTGAGGAATGTACTTTTGCAAAATATTGTATTGCTGTGTTTAATTCCGCTTCATTGTGGCGGATAGACcgttatataatataatataaccgTTAACAGAGTAAAGTTGCAAGTGCTTTCTGACCTCCGAGTGTGCAAGGGAGATAAAGTCGATATGTTGTCGACACAAACAGTGGCAGTGCTGATCCTGGTGAGCGGTTTATCTGtccgttttatcattttatcacCACGGCGTATGCTTTCCCCAACCGTTGCACGACTGTTGTCACCACAAAACCAAGGGTACCACTCGCCAAGGTCTGTGCCGGAACATCAACAAGCCATCTCCAAGGCGACATTACATGAGGCAGGCTCTAGAGCTACATCTCATTTCTCCTGCAGCTTCCCCTTATTTACGCCCGCCTAGCATCACTGTTCGGCTCACGCAACCGACATCCGGGGCCAACTTTGACCGCATTTCCTGTGTGCACTCACTTCTCGCTTCCTGCTGGGGTGCTTTGGGTGCTCGGCTGTAATTCGCTGTCATACTGTGTTAGAAAAAGGAGAAGTAGGCTTTCTTGATGTTGGCTGGAagggaggttaaaaaaaagtccaaattatactgcacatatttttttaaatattacaataatcctttttttcctcactatttgtttttgtccaattCTAGTAAGTAAGCAAgtaaaatttatttatatagcaccttTCACAGACAAATAAAGTcacaaagtgcttcacaatcatataaaaaaaatcacagtatACACACAGTTAAGAGAGCCCAAATAAAACACCACAGTCATATCAGCCCAATCAGAAAGAAAATTCTAGTGAAaattggtgtaaaaaaaatactacagaAAGACATTTTCCGCCTTCAGGATACAAATGATGTACACTAATAggccacagcattaggtacacctgcggtATTAAAAGCATTgtatttacaaagataatatttGAACAATATGCTAATTAGTGTGCACTGTGAGGGTTGTTCCTAATATTTCTGTTCCCTTATTTAGCAGCTAGAGAGAAAACATTAAAAGCAGCTCCGAGCATGATCGCCTTTTCTGCTAATGACTCAATGGAAAAGACGTAGTTAGTTATTACAGCTCAAGGGAACTAAATATCAACGAAATTCTAGTTCTGTTAGAATAAACTATT
This Dunckerocampus dactyliophorus isolate RoL2022-P2 chromosome 17, RoL_Ddac_1.1, whole genome shotgun sequence DNA region includes the following protein-coding sequences:
- the LOC129169926 gene encoding PH and SEC7 domain-containing protein 1 — translated: MEEEYLRSPCVDLTAPLRHSWSSKAQQHLNGEAKSEEERVDEWEQTIWPTRPLHYAAAALSFATVQWEIPDAAAETRSLTTDGNVTSALDSVTSCLPLRNAHDDEEEVERREKQNGFDSSVNSKCTGSSFKPCDAAVGCEPMTQQREHSTHQRRQISYNAVALKSDSEEEGEGCVTSNAVASVDLCPEEPREETDAALTGHADSAGDGQTSFQDGKMAEWNKKSPGECLSDTVNVEVPTRLQNTDDNGPTFELRKVRLTEATSQEASVPGDGDTEMFETSVEEQTEPHKSTQDIRLLEQTQTNDTADWEGTVRVGQLQHADGLAEEKVSIQPGDSTELADEEQENQTSQPATSLIQNKGPTRAKTSHEAQEVTGTLNGSVPVLMANGETSRTSDDATPHMNGGDVDREMARHLAERLFKLDGVQRVDVVKHLDKDNAFSHAVGEEYLRFFDFTGQTLDQALRSFLKVVILLGETQERERVLQHFTGRFHQCNPDSFSSQEAVLALACALMLLNTDLHGQNVGKTMSTSKFVSNLDGMNDGENFSKELLKCLYNSIKSEPLEWAVDEEELASALMEEDVPLRSKSNPFQDVPHDKAAPVVKQGFLQRKLHADIDGKRTPWGKRRWKTFYGVLKGMVLFLQKDHSRKEQQANEEVVSVHHSLAEPAVDYTKKPYVFRLQTADWRVFLFQASSKMEMISWINRINLVSALHSSPPFPAAVGSQRRFCRPILPASQSAHTLERQLQSHSGMLESFKADLSYLQQNPPEGRKGRGREMEEHRTRAEYLQHEICRYENYICVLQAWKGVQKTGDGGALINTALGMFDNAICASPLDEEEDEATGHLTKSHSSPSLELEMAPPSTIKVRRNISERWTYRRTITPRLNKDA